The genomic region GAGGATTCTCGAGATAGGCGTTGGAAGCGGCTTTACGACTGCTTTCCTAGCACAGATTGTTGGAGAGCAAGGACACGTCTATGGCTATGAAAAGCGTAGAGACAACTTAGAGATAGCTAAGAAGAATCTTGAGAAACTAGGACTCTTGGAAAGGGTTACGCTCAAGCATCGTGACGCGAGAGAAGGCATTGATGAGAAGAACATAGACGCGGCTGTTATCGACATGCCTGACCCCTGGGCTGTTCTTAGACACCTTCACGAGGCTCTGAGGCCGAGTGCGGGGGTAGTGTTCTTCCTCCCTGCCGCTAATCAGGTTCAGCGCCTCCTCCTAAGCATGAGGCTTCGTGGTGGATGGGGCAATATAGGCGTGTATGAGGTGCTTGTCCGGAGCTATGAGCCATTCGGGGACGCGTTTCGACCACAAACAACTATGATCGCGCATACAGGTTATCTCGTGCACGCTGTGCGCGTAGAGCCTATGGACCAGTATCGCTAATCTATTAGCCTATAGTATAAACAATACATTGACATAAATTATCCCTATAGTGCTATTTCTAGACCCCTATTGTACTATTATTGCTATTCACTGAGATTACCCTATTTGCGACGCCATGGAGTAATATTTTAATAGAAGCGGCCTTCACTATACTTCTAAGTGGATTTAGAACCGGTTCTAGAGCCTTATGTAGAGAGGTGAGAAAGGCATGGCTTCTCGCACCGCGTGGATAGTTGCAACCATAGTCATTATATTAATCATCGCGGGCGCCGCATGGTACTATGCCGCAAAGGGCGGAAAAGGTACACAGACAACTACAGCAACTTCTAGCCCGGCGCCGAGCACAACAGCACCGCAGACAACATCTACTCCAACAACGTCGGCTGCCCCGGCCAAGCCGGAGCTTACTGGCAACATCGAGAAGGACATTGTCTCTATAGCAAAGTACCTTGCTGCCCAAGGAATCCACCAGGTAGAGTTCAGAGTCGCCAGCGCGGGTGACCCCAACAGCGTTATGAGAGTATATGCTATCAGTGAGGCCGCCTACCGGCTCAACAAGATCGTTGAGAGCAAGGGCATCGACTTCAAGATAGTGATTAAGACGGAGTTTAGGAGAGGCGGCGGCGACAAGCTTGCACAGGACTTCGAGACAGGGTTCCAGGCCAACAAGAACCCAGACATCATGGCCAACAGCTACAAGTGGATAGCGAGATTCGCTGAGGAGGGCTACATACTCGACATAACGCCCTACGTTGAAAAGTACAGCGAGTTCATCAAGGACTTCTATCCGAGCCTACTCAACGCTGTCAAGTGGAAGGGCAAGTACTATGGCCTCCCACAGGACACGGAGGCAAGACCTCTCTACTGGCGCACCGATGTAGCACAGTGCATTAAGGAGAAGACCGGTGAGGACATACTCGCCAACCTCTACGATAAGGTGAAGAGCGGAGAAGTCACTTGGCACGAAGTATACAAGTACGCCAAGCTAGCTGTCGAGAACAAGTGTTCGCAGTGGGGCGTACTACACAGAAAGGGTAGTGCACACCCAGACCTCATACAGTTCATATTCGCATTCGGCGGCCAGCTAGAGGACCCTGCTACGGGCAAGCTAGTAGTAGACGTTCCTGCTGTGTATAAGTGGCTCTACGTTGAGTGGAAGATGGCCAGAGACGGCCTAATCCCGAAGGACATGATGAGCTGGGACTGGGCTAAGCAAATACACCCAGCAGTAGTCTGTGGTAAGACTCTCATCTGGATAGGTGGTACCTGGCACTGGACAGAGTGGCAGACAAAGCCATACTGTAACGGCAGGCCCCTGACCGCCGAGGAGGTAAAGAGGTACTTCTACTACACCTTGTTCCCGGCAGGTGATCATGGAGACAAGCCGGTGACGCTCAGTCAGCCATTCGTATGGATGATAGCGAGCAATGCTGGAAAGGACAACAAGGACTACGCTAAATACAAGGATGTATACCACATGATAGCGTTCCTGCTAATAGTGAAAGCTAGCGACCCAGACCTAGTAGCGATACACAGCATTATCAGCGCACACCTACCAGTAACCAAGAAGGCAGCAGAGCTAATCAACGACAAGGCATGGGTACAGAAGCTAGCCAACCTAGAGATAGAGCTAAGCCCCGAGGTAAAGAACGCCATAGCCGACATAGTGAAGAAGACTGTTAACGACATAAACGTTGAGTTCCTTGCCAATGCTAGCAAGCTACTAGAATACACAAAGCTAACACCAATGCACCCACTATACCCGAAGCTAGCCGACATCTTCCGCGACGCAGTAGACAAGGTGCTCCGTGGCGAGATGACGCCAGACAAGGCAGTCGAGTACATCATCAGCAAGGTTAAAGCCGACCCCGAGCTAAGCAAGGCAACAGAGATCAAGGGCGAGATACCGACGAACTGGCAATACCCTTAGCCCTAGATAGGAGGGCTACATAATGGCGGACAGCGAGAGGATTAAGCAAATACTGTTTTTCCTCTCCCCGGCCCTAGCTCTCGTCGTAGTCTTCTACATAATACCTCTCATCCTTGCAGTATATCTTGGTTTCACTCCTCTCCGCGACTGGAATCTGAAAGCCTATATGGGCAAATTTACTACCCAGAGCTACGAGTACTTATTTTACCTCGTGACGCACGACCCCGACGTAAGCAAAGTCGTCAAAACCACGATAGTATTTACCTCGGCCACGCTCATCGTAAACGTGCTCGGAGGCCTCCTCTTAGCACTAGCAGCGTTCTTCATGGAGGAATCGGTCTCGCTCACGTATCGCAGCCTGTGGCTTCTCCCAAGGCTTACACCAGTTGCCGTATACTCGCTCCTATGGTACTACTTCTTCCTAGGGAGCGGTGAGGGGACGCTTAACAGCCTCCTCCTACGCCTAGGCCTAATAGACCACCCGATCGCATGGGGTACTGATCCCTCCCTTCAGCCAGCCGGTACGTGGCTCATACTCATAGTTGTGAACGGTTTTGTCGGCGTCAGCTTCGGGATGATAATCTTCTATAGTGCCTTGAAGAGCATACCGCGCGAACAGATAATAGCGGCAAGGATTGATGGGGCAAACACGTTTCAGCTTATTCGGCGCATACTGCTACCACAAATAAGGTGGCACCTCGTATACGTTACTATCTGGCAGCTACTCAGCCTACTAACGACGTTCGCACACATCTTTTTGCTGACAGAGTGGGGTGTGGTAGACCGCTGGTGGGGTACAACCTGGGCGCTCTACGTCTTTAACGAGGCCTTTAGCGCCGGGGAGCAAGGCGTCGCAGCGGCTGCTGCAACGATACTAGTGGCGATAGGAGCTGTGCTCGGCCTCCTCTCGCTGAGGCTGCTTGGGTTCAAGAAGATGATGCAGGAGCCGCGGGGTGAGATATGATGAGCCTTGCCTCGATTCTTGGAAGGGTACGTCGGGGGAGGAAAGAAGCAGTAGCAGAGACTATAGTGTACCATGATGTGGAGACGATATCTCGTAGACGCATGACGCTGTTACTAGCAACCATCCTTGGCCTCATCAGCCTCCCCCTCGTAATGATATATCTCTTGCTAGTCTTGTCTAGCTTTGCAGACCACATGCTCTCAGGCCCTGACATATTCACTGCAAAGTATAGTCTCGAGAACTGGAGACTGCTCTTCGAGGGCAGGCTTGAGCCCGCTGCTGCGCCACTCTATACTTTCTGGG from Pyrofollis japonicus harbors:
- a CDS encoding carbohydrate ABC transporter permease, which gives rise to MADSERIKQILFFLSPALALVVVFYIIPLILAVYLGFTPLRDWNLKAYMGKFTTQSYEYLFYLVTHDPDVSKVVKTTIVFTSATLIVNVLGGLLLALAAFFMEESVSLTYRSLWLLPRLTPVAVYSLLWYYFFLGSGEGTLNSLLLRLGLIDHPIAWGTDPSLQPAGTWLILIVVNGFVGVSFGMIIFYSALKSIPREQIIAARIDGANTFQLIRRILLPQIRWHLVYVTIWQLLSLLTTFAHIFLLTEWGVVDRWWGTTWALYVFNEAFSAGEQGVAAAAATILVAIGAVLGLLSLRLLGFKKMMQEPRGEI
- a CDS encoding extracellular solute-binding protein, yielding MASRTAWIVATIVIILIIAGAAWYYAAKGGKGTQTTTATSSPAPSTTAPQTTSTPTTSAAPAKPELTGNIEKDIVSIAKYLAAQGIHQVEFRVASAGDPNSVMRVYAISEAAYRLNKIVESKGIDFKIVIKTEFRRGGGDKLAQDFETGFQANKNPDIMANSYKWIARFAEEGYILDITPYVEKYSEFIKDFYPSLLNAVKWKGKYYGLPQDTEARPLYWRTDVAQCIKEKTGEDILANLYDKVKSGEVTWHEVYKYAKLAVENKCSQWGVLHRKGSAHPDLIQFIFAFGGQLEDPATGKLVVDVPAVYKWLYVEWKMARDGLIPKDMMSWDWAKQIHPAVVCGKTLIWIGGTWHWTEWQTKPYCNGRPLTAEEVKRYFYYTLFPAGDHGDKPVTLSQPFVWMIASNAGKDNKDYAKYKDVYHMIAFLLIVKASDPDLVAIHSIISAHLPVTKKAAELINDKAWVQKLANLEIELSPEVKNAIADIVKKTVNDINVEFLANASKLLEYTKLTPMHPLYPKLADIFRDAVDKVLRGEMTPDKAVEYIISKVKADPELSKATEIKGEIPTNWQYP
- a CDS encoding tRNA (adenine-N1)-methyltransferase, with the translated sequence MAEECCVDTVCEGCPVLLYIDERRRFIFRVRRGGTTGSDRGVLRHDDVIGLRYGSWVKLSSGIKALVMRPRLVDYMERGLRRKTQVIYPKDHGFIAMLLDLKPGMRILEIGVGSGFTTAFLAQIVGEQGHVYGYEKRRDNLEIAKKNLEKLGLLERVTLKHRDAREGIDEKNIDAAVIDMPDPWAVLRHLHEALRPSAGVVFFLPAANQVQRLLLSMRLRGGWGNIGVYEVLVRSYEPFGDAFRPQTTMIAHTGYLVHAVRVEPMDQYR